In Luteibacter mycovicinus, a genomic segment contains:
- a CDS encoding FAD:protein FMN transferase gives MVSPGAGAKDVRRFEGDTMGTTWSVNAVLSNGADDRAIEAGIQAEVDRVVAQMSTYEHDSDLSRFNRAPARTWQTLPPEFYGVLRYALGLAKDSGGAYDPTVGPLVNLWGFGPDKRPREAPTAAEIAAARGRVGWDRIRLDDAGHRAWQPGGVYVDLSSVAKGFGVDQVARFLDASGVAAYLVEVGGELRARGRKPDGTPWHVGIERPGAASGALDSPDEVERIVSLTDRAIATSGDYRHYFETGGKFYSHHIDPRTGFPVAHRIASVSIIADDCMHADSLGTTMTVLGPDEGMAYARRHDIAVLFILYGEDGKFIERMSPGFSKALHP, from the coding sequence ATGGTCTCGCCCGGGGCGGGCGCGAAGGATGTGCGCCGCTTCGAAGGCGACACGATGGGGACGACCTGGTCGGTGAATGCCGTGTTGTCCAATGGCGCGGACGATCGCGCCATCGAGGCGGGCATCCAGGCCGAGGTGGATCGCGTCGTCGCGCAGATGAGTACGTACGAGCACGACTCCGACCTCAGCCGTTTCAACCGCGCACCGGCGCGCACGTGGCAGACGTTGCCGCCGGAGTTCTACGGCGTGCTGCGCTATGCGCTCGGGCTGGCGAAGGATTCCGGTGGCGCGTACGACCCGACGGTGGGACCGCTGGTGAACCTGTGGGGATTCGGCCCGGACAAACGCCCCCGCGAGGCGCCGACCGCCGCGGAGATCGCGGCAGCGCGGGGACGCGTCGGATGGGACCGCATCCGTCTCGATGATGCGGGCCATCGCGCGTGGCAGCCGGGTGGCGTCTACGTGGATCTGTCGTCGGTGGCCAAGGGCTTCGGTGTCGATCAGGTGGCGCGTTTTCTCGATGCATCCGGCGTCGCGGCCTATCTGGTCGAGGTCGGCGGGGAGTTGCGCGCGCGCGGCCGCAAACCCGACGGTACGCCCTGGCACGTCGGTATCGAGCGTCCGGGCGCGGCTTCCGGCGCGCTCGATTCACCGGACGAGGTTGAGCGGATCGTTTCGCTGACCGATCGTGCGATCGCCACCTCGGGCGATTACCGCCACTATTTCGAAACGGGAGGCAAGTTCTACTCGCACCATATCGATCCGCGCACGGGCTTTCCCGTGGCGCATCGCATCGCCTCGGTCAGCATCATCGCGGACGACTGCATGCATGCCGATTCGCTGGGCACCACGATGACCGTGCTGGGGCCGGACGAAGGCATGGCGTACGCCAGGCGCCACGACATCGCCGTGCTCTTCATCCTGTACGGCGAGGATGGAAAATTCATCGAGCGGATGTCGCCGGGGTTTTCGAAGGCGCTGCATCCGTGA
- a CDS encoding response regulator: protein MRILLAEDDAAIAAAVRASLEQGGHAVDHVTDGASADHALRDHDYDLLVLDLGLPLLDGSDVLARARKRGASLPVLVVTAREGLKERVRVLDLGADDYLVKPFALAEFDARVRALLRRRTSQGAPEFRIGRLRLDIPGHRAWIDDTPLDLTAREFGLIEALASRADKVTSRAQLVEALCNWDEDLTDNGLDIALHRLRRKLQGSGTNVRTIRGLGYLLEEAADA, encoded by the coding sequence ATGCGCATCCTCCTAGCCGAAGACGACGCCGCCATCGCCGCGGCCGTGCGAGCCTCCCTCGAACAGGGCGGCCACGCTGTAGACCACGTAACCGACGGTGCCAGCGCCGACCACGCGTTGCGCGACCACGACTACGACCTGCTGGTACTCGACCTCGGCCTGCCGCTGCTCGACGGCAGCGACGTGCTGGCGCGTGCCCGCAAACGTGGCGCCAGCCTTCCCGTGCTCGTGGTGACCGCACGCGAGGGCCTGAAAGAGCGCGTGCGCGTGCTCGACCTGGGCGCCGACGATTACCTCGTGAAACCGTTCGCACTGGCCGAGTTCGACGCCCGCGTCCGCGCCCTGCTCCGTCGCCGGACCAGTCAGGGTGCGCCGGAATTCCGCATCGGTCGTCTGCGTCTGGACATCCCCGGCCATCGCGCCTGGATCGACGACACGCCGCTGGACCTCACGGCGCGTGAGTTCGGCCTGATCGAAGCCCTAGCCTCACGTGCGGACAAGGTGACCAGCCGCGCGCAGCTGGTGGAAGCCCTGTGCAACTGGGACGAGGACCTGACCGACAACGGCCTGGACATCGCCTTGCACCGCCTGCGCCGCAAGTTGCAGGGTTCGGGCACCAACGTCCGCACCATCCGCGGACTGGGCTACCTGCTCGAAGAAGCCGCGGATGCCTGA
- a CDS encoding alpha/beta hydrolase: protein MSHPTEFQFEGGRDGVLLIHGLTGTPAEMRMVGKGLNRAGFTVVGVRLAGHCGTEEDLVATSWEDWYASVESAAEELRGRVDRLFVAGLSMGAVLALRLAAVQPGWVDGVGVFGATFRYDGWSIGWTGKLSFLLPLFKRLGIGRHRSFIEQPPFGIRDERLRAQISQAMFSGDSAAAGLPGNPWHALAEMVKLARDVRRRLPDVVAPCFVAHATDDDVASVANADMVARRVRGPIEMLLLGDSYHMITIDRERRMLIERTADFFGRIARDARPTRMAA, encoded by the coding sequence GTGAGCCACCCGACGGAATTCCAGTTCGAAGGCGGTCGCGACGGCGTCCTGCTGATCCACGGCCTCACCGGTACGCCGGCCGAGATGCGCATGGTCGGCAAGGGACTCAACCGCGCCGGCTTCACGGTCGTCGGTGTTCGCCTCGCCGGTCACTGCGGGACGGAGGAAGACCTGGTCGCCACCTCGTGGGAGGACTGGTACGCCAGCGTCGAATCCGCCGCCGAAGAGCTTCGCGGCCGGGTCGATCGCCTGTTCGTCGCCGGGCTGTCCATGGGTGCCGTACTCGCGCTGCGTCTGGCGGCCGTGCAGCCCGGCTGGGTCGACGGCGTCGGCGTGTTCGGTGCCACCTTCCGTTATGACGGCTGGTCCATCGGCTGGACCGGCAAGCTGTCGTTCCTGCTGCCGCTGTTCAAGCGTCTCGGTATCGGCCGTCATCGCAGCTTCATCGAGCAGCCGCCTTTCGGCATCCGCGACGAGCGGCTCCGCGCGCAGATCAGCCAGGCGATGTTCTCCGGGGACAGCGCCGCTGCCGGCCTGCCTGGCAACCCGTGGCACGCGCTGGCCGAAATGGTGAAGCTGGCGCGCGACGTGCGCCGTCGCCTGCCCGATGTCGTCGCGCCATGCTTCGTCGCGCACGCCACCGACGACGATGTGGCCAGCGTCGCCAATGCGGACATGGTCGCGCGTCGCGTACGCGGCCCGATCGAAATGCTGCTGCTGGGCGACAGCTACCACATGATCACGATCGACCGCGAACGCCGCATGCTGATCGAGCGGACGGCCGACTTCTTCGGCCGCATCGCCCGCGACGCACGCCCCACACGCATGGCGGCCTGA
- a CDS encoding EamA family transporter: MHGLVLALWIANVVLDTGGQLAFKAAAGDERAGDGLARWKYMLARPWIWTGIGCYVAEFLVWIAFLSLVPLSEGVLLGSINIVAIMIAGRFLFRERLSPLRVTGILLVAAGVAVVGAGS; encoded by the coding sequence ATGCACGGGCTGGTGCTCGCGCTGTGGATCGCCAATGTCGTGCTCGACACGGGCGGCCAGCTTGCGTTCAAAGCCGCCGCCGGTGATGAGCGTGCAGGCGATGGCCTCGCCCGCTGGAAGTACATGCTGGCGCGGCCCTGGATCTGGACCGGCATCGGCTGTTATGTCGCCGAGTTTCTGGTCTGGATCGCCTTCCTGTCGCTGGTGCCGCTGTCCGAAGGCGTGCTGCTCGGTTCGATCAATATCGTGGCGATCATGATCGCCGGGCGTTTCCTGTTCAGGGAACGCCTCAGCCCGCTGCGCGTCACCGGCATCCTGCTCGTCGCCGCGGGTGTCGCCGTCGTGGGAGCCGGCTCGTGA
- a CDS encoding DUF2271 domain-containing protein: MRRLLPFAFCLTVAAPAFAADMKLTVEIPELKVAEYHRPYVAVWIEREDHTVAANLAVWYDVRKKDGEGTKWLKDMRQWWRRTGRDQTMPIDGVSGATRPAGQHQLRFTDGKPPLGTLAPGHYEIVVEAAREVGGHETQRIAFDWPAKASTHLSAKGSAELGQINLDLNP; this comes from the coding sequence ATGCGTCGCTTATTGCCTTTCGCCTTCTGCCTCACCGTCGCCGCGCCGGCCTTCGCCGCCGACATGAAACTGACGGTGGAGATCCCGGAGCTCAAGGTCGCCGAATACCACCGGCCTTATGTCGCCGTATGGATCGAGCGCGAGGACCACACGGTCGCCGCCAATCTCGCCGTCTGGTACGACGTCAGGAAGAAGGACGGCGAAGGCACCAAGTGGCTGAAGGACATGCGCCAGTGGTGGCGTCGTACCGGCCGCGATCAGACCATGCCGATCGACGGCGTATCCGGTGCGACGCGCCCGGCGGGCCAGCACCAGCTGCGCTTCACCGACGGCAAGCCGCCGCTGGGCACGCTCGCCCCGGGACACTACGAAATCGTCGTGGAAGCCGCGCGCGAAGTCGGCGGTCACGAAACCCAGCGCATCGCATTCGACTGGCCCGCGAAGGCCAGCACGCATCTGTCCGCGAAGGGCAGCGCCGAACTCGGTCAGATCAACCTCGACCTCAACCCGTAA
- the creD gene encoding cell envelope integrity protein CreD, whose translation MFRWTQTITAKVLGIGLLALLMLIPLTQADGLVRERQSMRDTASARVADGWGGEQTIGGLVLAVPTRSETHDADGKLVASHDGTEIVLADDQSTVADLSVEKRRFGMYEVPVYTGDVTLRGRILPEDIRRFAADSGSTWFPGKAELRLLIADTRGLQHITSVTVDGKPVRLASSTARMGPYTVLSTPIAVDPARDTPLDYVMTLRIAGTESFSALPLARNNSVRVRSPWPDPSFTGALLPGTRSVTAKGFDASWQVLDLNRAYGQHWRADDKDVEGRLESSAFGVKLYQPGGVYQQNDRAGKYGLLFIALTFVAFFLFEVLKGLRLHPVQYLLVGAAMTSFYVLLLALSEQIGFGPAYAVAAGAVVSIVGGYAVAALRARRAGFTLGGVLALVYAILYGLIGAEQYALLIGAVVLVAVVGLLMYLTRRIDWYAQGTPFNPTPDTP comes from the coding sequence ATGTTCCGCTGGACGCAGACGATTACCGCCAAGGTGCTTGGCATCGGGCTACTGGCCCTGCTCATGTTGATCCCACTGACCCAGGCCGACGGCCTCGTGCGCGAGCGGCAGTCGATGCGCGACACCGCGTCGGCACGCGTCGCCGATGGATGGGGCGGTGAGCAGACTATCGGCGGCCTCGTGCTCGCCGTTCCCACGCGCAGCGAAACCCACGACGCGGACGGCAAGCTGGTCGCCAGCCATGACGGCACCGAAATCGTACTGGCGGACGACCAGAGCACTGTCGCCGACCTCAGCGTCGAAAAGCGCCGGTTCGGCATGTACGAGGTACCGGTGTACACCGGCGACGTCACGTTGCGCGGTCGTATCCTGCCCGAAGACATCCGTCGTTTCGCCGCGGACAGCGGTTCGACCTGGTTTCCCGGCAAAGCGGAACTGCGTCTGCTGATCGCCGATACGCGCGGCCTGCAACACATCACCTCGGTCACGGTCGACGGCAAGCCCGTGCGCCTGGCGTCGTCGACGGCACGCATGGGGCCGTACACGGTGTTGTCCACACCCATCGCCGTCGACCCGGCCCGCGACACGCCGCTGGACTATGTGATGACCCTGCGCATTGCGGGCACCGAATCGTTTTCCGCGTTGCCGCTGGCCCGCAACAACAGCGTGCGGGTCCGTTCGCCGTGGCCCGATCCGAGCTTTACCGGCGCCCTGCTACCGGGAACGCGCAGCGTGACCGCGAAGGGCTTCGACGCTTCGTGGCAGGTGCTGGATCTCAATCGGGCCTACGGGCAGCACTGGCGTGCCGACGACAAGGATGTCGAGGGGCGGCTCGAGTCGTCGGCGTTCGGCGTGAAGCTTTACCAGCCTGGCGGGGTATACCAGCAGAACGACCGTGCCGGTAAATACGGTCTGCTGTTCATCGCGCTGACCTTCGTCGCCTTCTTCCTGTTCGAAGTACTCAAGGGCCTGCGCCTGCATCCCGTGCAGTACCTGCTGGTGGGCGCCGCCATGACGAGCTTCTACGTCCTGCTGCTGGCTCTTTCCGAGCAGATCGGCTTCGGGCCGGCCTACGCGGTGGCGGCGGGCGCGGTGGTGTCGATCGTGGGCGGTTACGCCGTGGCGGCGCTGCGCGCCCGACGGGCCGGGTTCACCCTCGGCGGCGTCCTCGCGCTGGTTTACGCCATACTGTACGGCCTGATCGGCGCCGAGCAGTACGCGCTGCTGATCGGCGCGGTCGTGCTCGTGGCGGTAGTCGGGCTGCTGATGTACCTGACCCGCCGGATCGACTGGTACGCCCAGGGAACACCGTTCAACCCCACGCCGGATACGCCATGA
- a CDS encoding DMT family transporter, with amino-acid sequence MKRFYLIGFGLLLAFDTLNLVCFKIAGTHALPVEMSTAWLARVFSHPWIYGAIVGYIGAFLTWMSLLKHAPIGPAFAASHLEVVSVMLLSWWVFAEPVTLTQILGAAAIVAGIVCLAFAERGDETVSDVVPA; translated from the coding sequence GTGAAGCGTTTCTATCTCATCGGCTTCGGCCTGCTGCTCGCGTTCGACACGCTCAACCTCGTCTGCTTCAAGATCGCCGGCACGCATGCGCTGCCGGTGGAAATGAGCACGGCGTGGCTGGCGCGCGTGTTTTCGCATCCATGGATCTACGGCGCCATCGTCGGTTACATCGGCGCCTTCCTCACCTGGATGAGCCTGCTCAAGCATGCACCCATCGGTCCCGCCTTCGCCGCCTCCCATCTCGAAGTGGTGAGCGTGATGCTGCTTTCCTGGTGGGTCTTCGCCGAGCCGGTGACGCTCACCCAGATCCTCGGTGCCGCCGCGATCGTCGCCGGCATCGTCTGCCTCGCCTTCGCCGAACGCGGCGATGAGACGGTGAGCGATGTGGTTCCGGCCTGA
- a CDS encoding PepSY-associated TM helix domain-containing protein, with protein sequence MRDTVDRQSRAFWLKHLHRWHWISSAISLVVLLLFSVTGFTLNHAGAIEASPRVVRHTATLPPGLRAKLVDPGRRSAPVAPAVAAFVESKTGMRIDGRDGDWSEDEVEVALPRPGGDGWVSIDRETGEVQSETTDRGWLAYANDLHKGRNTGPVWSWFIDVFALACVVFALTGLLLLKLHAGQRRMTWPMVALGFVLPVVIALLFIH encoded by the coding sequence ATGCGCGATACCGTCGACCGGCAAAGCCGCGCGTTCTGGCTCAAGCACCTGCATCGCTGGCACTGGATCAGCTCCGCGATCTCGCTGGTCGTGCTCCTGCTCTTTTCGGTCACCGGGTTCACGCTCAACCATGCCGGCGCGATCGAAGCATCGCCCCGGGTGGTGCGACACACGGCGACCTTGCCGCCCGGACTGAGGGCGAAACTGGTCGACCCCGGTCGCAGGTCGGCACCGGTGGCGCCCGCGGTGGCCGCCTTTGTCGAATCGAAGACGGGCATGCGCATCGATGGTCGCGACGGCGACTGGAGCGAGGACGAAGTCGAGGTCGCGCTGCCGCGTCCCGGTGGCGACGGCTGGGTGAGCATCGACCGGGAAACCGGCGAGGTGCAGTCCGAAACCACAGATCGCGGCTGGCTGGCGTATGCCAACGACCTGCACAAGGGCCGCAACACCGGTCCGGTCTGGAGCTGGTTCATCGATGTTTTCGCGCTGGCCTGCGTCGTCTTCGCGCTGACCGGCCTGCTGCTGCTCAAGTTGCATGCGGGTCAGCGCCGCATGACCTGGCCGATGGTCGCCCTTGGCTTCGTCCTTCCCGTGGTCATCGCCCTCCTTTTCATTCACTGA
- a CDS encoding sensor histidine kinase has product MPERRHAAQRSARPSLRRRLLTFLLVPVLGVLLLDAVVVYFAALAYSNRVHDSDLSDSALTLSEMIGNDALRGELTAQARFLLEYDPDGRNYYTVVSDRHGRMIGNAELAGPGEPVATDSPPLLYDTSLGHRPLRGAIMRVPNHHEDGDVLTITVAENLRDRHARAREILLLTLPIEALLIVAVLSLVWFGVSHGLGVLEPLTARLSRRGHDLGPIGEEDVPVEILPLTRTIDDLFARMRNMLGLQERFIADAAHQLRTPLAGIQLHVERYEAIDDPSQREEALRHVHRLAARAARTSAQLLALTRTQSPDLPDHDGMAVIDLSTVVPEAVAMRVHQALGLGMDLGYEGLETPCLVRGDALQVQEVIDNLIDNAFHYAGRGHSVTVSVACDGGDAVLAVEDDGPGVEDVFLTQLGERFFRVPGVDEDGTGLGLAIVESIAERHAARVTFLHATAGGLRVELRFPLQSGQKAG; this is encoded by the coding sequence ATGCCTGAACGGCGCCACGCGGCGCAGCGCTCCGCCCGACCGAGCCTGCGTCGGCGCCTGCTGACCTTCCTGCTCGTCCCGGTGCTCGGCGTGCTGCTGCTGGACGCCGTGGTCGTCTACTTTGCCGCGCTGGCCTATTCCAACCGCGTACACGATTCCGATCTCTCCGACTCGGCGCTGACGCTGTCTGAGATGATCGGCAACGATGCACTGCGCGGCGAACTCACGGCACAGGCCCGCTTCCTGCTCGAATACGACCCTGACGGTCGCAATTACTACACGGTGGTCAGCGACCGGCACGGGCGCATGATCGGCAACGCCGAGCTCGCCGGGCCGGGCGAGCCCGTCGCCACGGACTCGCCACCCCTGCTTTACGACACCTCGCTGGGCCATCGCCCGCTGCGCGGCGCGATCATGCGCGTGCCCAATCACCACGAAGACGGCGACGTGCTGACCATCACGGTGGCCGAGAACCTGCGCGACCGGCATGCCCGGGCCCGCGAGATCCTGCTGCTCACCCTGCCGATCGAAGCGCTGCTGATCGTCGCCGTGCTGTCGCTGGTCTGGTTCGGCGTGAGCCACGGTCTGGGCGTGCTCGAGCCGCTGACGGCGAGACTGAGTCGCCGCGGCCACGATCTGGGACCCATCGGCGAGGAAGACGTGCCGGTGGAGATCCTGCCGCTGACTCGCACCATCGACGACCTCTTCGCACGCATGCGCAACATGCTGGGTCTGCAGGAGCGCTTCATCGCGGATGCCGCGCACCAGTTGCGGACGCCACTGGCCGGCATCCAGCTCCACGTCGAGCGCTACGAGGCCATCGACGATCCCAGCCAGCGCGAGGAAGCCCTGCGCCACGTGCACCGCCTCGCCGCCCGCGCCGCCCGTACCTCGGCGCAGCTGCTGGCGCTGACCCGTACGCAGTCGCCCGATCTTCCGGATCACGACGGGATGGCGGTGATCGATCTGTCGACCGTCGTGCCCGAGGCGGTCGCCATGCGCGTACATCAGGCGCTGGGACTGGGCATGGACCTTGGCTACGAAGGACTGGAGACGCCCTGCCTCGTGCGAGGCGACGCGCTGCAAGTCCAGGAAGTCATCGACAACCTGATCGACAACGCTTTCCACTACGCCGGACGCGGTCACAGCGTCACCGTCTCGGTCGCCTGCGATGGCGGCGATGCCGTACTGGCCGTGGAGGACGATGGTCCCGGCGTGGAGGACGTCTTCCTCACCCAGCTGGGCGAGCGGTTCTTTCGCGTGCCCGGGGTGGACGAGGACGGCACCGGTCTCGGCCTGGCCATCGTCGAAAGCATCGCCGAACGGCATGCGGCACGGGTCACCTTCCTGCATGCAACGGCCGGTGGCCTTCGTGTGGAACTGCGTTTCCCCCTTCAGTCAGGCCAGAAAGCCGGCTGA
- the tsaB gene encoding tRNA (adenosine(37)-N6)-threonylcarbamoyltransferase complex dimerization subunit type 1 TsaB, producing MNFLAIETSTEACSVALVHGDEVIERSEIAPRRHAELVLPMADELLAEAGLKREALDGIAVGRGPGAFTGVRLGVSLAQGMAMALDVPVVTVSSLQALALEAPEDDAAILSVIDARMGEIYVAAWRRENDGSVSLMDRERVDTAAALVLPDASAWHVVGTGWATYEAVLRERIKAPIRSADGALFPQARHVAEVAARMFRDGQAVAPELALPVYLRDKVALTLVEQGRA from the coding sequence ATGAACTTCCTCGCCATCGAAACCTCCACGGAAGCCTGCTCGGTCGCCCTCGTCCACGGCGACGAGGTGATCGAGCGCAGCGAGATCGCGCCGCGCAGGCATGCGGAACTCGTTCTGCCGATGGCCGACGAGCTGCTCGCCGAAGCGGGCCTGAAGCGCGAGGCGCTCGATGGCATCGCCGTCGGCCGTGGCCCCGGTGCGTTCACCGGGGTGCGCCTGGGCGTATCGCTGGCACAGGGCATGGCGATGGCGCTGGATGTTCCAGTCGTCACCGTGTCGTCGTTGCAGGCGCTCGCACTGGAAGCGCCGGAAGACGATGCGGCCATTCTGTCTGTCATCGACGCGCGCATGGGCGAAATTTATGTCGCGGCGTGGCGTCGCGAGAACGATGGCAGCGTGAGCCTGATGGATCGTGAACGTGTGGACACGGCGGCCGCGCTGGTGTTGCCTGACGCATCCGCATGGCACGTCGTCGGTACGGGCTGGGCGACATACGAAGCCGTGCTGCGCGAGCGGATCAAGGCACCGATCCGCTCGGCGGACGGTGCGTTGTTCCCGCAGGCGCGGCATGTCGCGGAAGTCGCGGCGCGCATGTTCCGTGACGGTCAGGCCGTCGCGCCGGAGCTGGCCCTGCCGGTCTATCTGCGGGACAAGGTGGCGCTGACCCTGGTGGAGCAGGGGCGGGCCTGA
- a CDS encoding DUF4198 domain-containing protein: protein MKHAFVRAALGAALALALPMAAQAHKMWMVPSATVVSGDDAWVTVDAAVSNDLYYPDHFPAQLDQLVITAPDGSTVQAENENKGKYRSTFDLAVPQKGTYRIALVNQGVFATYELDGQKKRWRGNATDLKAGLPANAKNVEVNEMASRVETFVTQGSPSTGALKPTGKGMELVPVTAPNDLVSGEKATFQLLVDGKPAADVKVVAIDGATRYRNAQDEMDTTTDKDGKFSFTWPAAGMYWVNASADDKKTSTKEAKQRRLGYTATLEVLPQ from the coding sequence ATGAAGCACGCATTCGTTCGCGCCGCGCTCGGTGCCGCCCTGGCTCTCGCTCTTCCGATGGCCGCCCAGGCGCACAAGATGTGGATGGTGCCGTCCGCCACGGTGGTTTCCGGTGACGACGCCTGGGTCACCGTCGATGCCGCCGTCTCCAACGATTTGTACTACCCCGATCATTTCCCGGCACAGCTCGACCAGCTGGTGATTACCGCACCGGATGGCAGCACCGTGCAGGCGGAGAACGAAAACAAGGGCAAGTACCGCAGCACGTTCGATCTTGCCGTGCCGCAGAAGGGCACGTATCGCATCGCGCTGGTCAACCAGGGCGTATTCGCCACGTACGAACTGGACGGCCAGAAGAAGCGCTGGCGCGGTAACGCCACGGACCTCAAGGCCGGCCTGCCCGCGAACGCGAAGAACGTCGAAGTCAACGAAATGGCCTCGCGTGTCGAGACCTTCGTGACCCAGGGTTCGCCGAGCACGGGCGCGCTGAAGCCGACGGGCAAGGGCATGGAACTGGTCCCGGTGACCGCGCCGAACGATCTCGTGTCCGGAGAAAAAGCGACCTTCCAGTTGCTGGTGGACGGTAAGCCGGCCGCGGATGTAAAGGTCGTCGCCATCGATGGTGCGACGCGCTATCGCAATGCGCAGGATGAGATGGACACGACGACGGACAAGGACGGGAAATTCTCGTTTACCTGGCCCGCCGCCGGGATGTACTGGGTGAATGCTTCGGCCGATGACAAGAAGACCTCGACGAAGGAAGCGAAACAGCGTCGCCTGGGCTATACGGCGACGCTCGAGGTGTTGCCGCAGTGA
- a CDS encoding DegT/DnrJ/EryC1/StrS family aminotransferase — protein sequence MWFRPEPESPPTAGLPLGIADLGGDVRAPLTALAASWLGVEETQLECSGTAALTVALTALSEYARSRREVAIPAFTCPLVPLAIRRAGLVPRLVDLLPGSFDMDPQRLEAACGPQTLAVVPTHLGGRTADVASANAIAHAAGALTIEDAAQALGARIDGRFAGTLGDIGFYSLAAGKGLSIFEGGLLVAQDDVWRERFRRASHRVVRWHPGWEIRRSLELAGYAALYRPSGLGFAYGNSLRRALRRGDLIGAAGEDFSADFPLHRVGRWRRAVGARAFGRLSGFIEATRAQAAARVPALASIPGVHVFTDEGGTWPYLMLRLPDEAMRDAVLKRLWSSRHGVARMFVHALPDYEYLEAMPGGDDVPNARDFAARTLTITNSLWLDDACFEHVCAVIEAVIVSR from the coding sequence ATGTGGTTCCGGCCTGAGCCCGAATCGCCGCCCACCGCCGGCCTACCGCTGGGCATCGCCGACCTGGGTGGCGATGTCCGCGCGCCGCTCACCGCGCTCGCCGCGTCGTGGCTCGGTGTGGAAGAAACGCAGCTGGAGTGTTCCGGCACCGCCGCGCTGACCGTCGCGCTGACGGCGCTCTCCGAATACGCCCGCTCGCGGCGCGAAGTCGCCATCCCCGCGTTTACCTGCCCGCTGGTGCCACTGGCCATCCGCCGCGCCGGACTCGTGCCGCGACTGGTGGATCTGCTGCCTGGCAGCTTCGACATGGATCCGCAACGACTCGAAGCCGCCTGCGGTCCGCAGACACTGGCGGTCGTACCGACTCATCTGGGCGGGCGAACCGCCGATGTCGCCAGCGCGAATGCCATCGCGCACGCCGCCGGCGCGCTGACCATCGAAGACGCGGCGCAGGCACTCGGTGCGCGCATCGACGGTCGCTTTGCCGGAACTCTCGGCGACATCGGTTTCTACAGCCTCGCGGCAGGCAAGGGCCTGTCGATCTTTGAGGGCGGTCTGCTGGTGGCCCAGGACGACGTCTGGCGCGAGCGCTTCCGCCGCGCCTCGCACCGCGTGGTGCGCTGGCATCCGGGGTGGGAAATCCGTCGCTCGCTCGAACTCGCGGGCTACGCGGCGTTGTACCGACCGTCGGGACTTGGCTTCGCCTACGGCAATTCGCTGCGGCGCGCGCTGCGGCGCGGCGACCTGATCGGTGCGGCGGGCGAGGATTTCAGCGCTGACTTTCCGTTGCACCGCGTGGGGCGATGGCGGCGCGCGGTGGGCGCGCGCGCGTTCGGACGTTTGTCCGGGTTTATCGAGGCCACGCGCGCGCAGGCCGCCGCACGTGTGCCCGCGCTGGCATCGATTCCCGGCGTCCACGTCTTCACCGACGAGGGCGGAACGTGGCCCTATCTGATGCTTCGTTTACCCGACGAAGCCATGCGCGACGCGGTGCTGAAACGCCTGTGGTCATCGCGGCATGGCGTGGCGCGCATGTTCGTCCACGCCCTGCCCGACTACGAATACCTCGAGGCCATGCCGGGCGGCGACGATGTACCGAACGCCCGCGATTTCGCCGCGCGCACGCTGACGATCACCAACAGTCTGTGGCTGGACGACGCGTGCTTCGAGCACGTGTGTGCGGTGATCGAGGCGGTGATCGTTTCGCGCTGA